One window of the Gammaproteobacteria bacterium genome contains the following:
- a CDS encoding aminotransferase class V-fold PLP-dependent enzyme gives MNLDGIRAQFPILHRRNYLNSCSLGALSIRAEERLQDFLDRWHDMGASAWYEHWWGLLAELRHRVADLFAAPAGAVALMPSTSACLAVISESLDWTTRNRIVTTELDFPTLLYQWKVRPGVEMVVLESPDGVRVDPQQFEDAVDERTLAIATSHVFFTTGAILDLKSIAEIAHRAGAYCLVDGYQGAGQIPLDLPATGVDFYTAGPLKWLCGGPGLAYLYVREDLIPALEPRITSWFATEDQFRFNPGEFRYHADARRFELGTPALATVHTALGGQDIIDETGVEAIRARNVMLTERLIDGCRAAGFAPRVAGDPDERSAIVPVRHPAPADAVKHLAGRGIIVDSRPGVVRASPHFYNTAEEADEFVSALRKTV, from the coding sequence GTGAACCTGGACGGCATCCGCGCGCAATTCCCGATCCTCCATCGCCGCAACTACCTGAACTCCTGCTCGCTGGGCGCACTCTCGATCCGCGCCGAGGAACGCTTGCAAGACTTTCTGGACCGCTGGCACGATATGGGCGCCTCGGCATGGTACGAGCACTGGTGGGGGCTGCTCGCGGAGCTGCGGCATCGCGTCGCGGATCTCTTCGCGGCCCCCGCGGGGGCCGTCGCGCTCATGCCATCCACCTCCGCGTGCCTCGCGGTCATCTCCGAGAGCCTGGACTGGACGACGCGCAACCGCATCGTTACGACCGAGCTCGACTTTCCCACGCTCCTGTACCAGTGGAAGGTCCGTCCCGGCGTGGAGATGGTCGTGCTGGAGAGTCCGGACGGCGTCCGGGTCGACCCGCAGCAGTTCGAGGACGCCGTCGACGAGCGCACGCTGGCCATCGCCACCAGCCATGTCTTCTTTACGACCGGCGCAATCCTCGATCTGAAGTCGATCGCCGAGATCGCGCATCGGGCGGGCGCGTATTGCCTCGTCGATGGCTACCAGGGCGCGGGCCAGATTCCTCTGGATCTCCCGGCGACCGGCGTAGATTTCTATACTGCCGGCCCGCTCAAGTGGCTCTGCGGAGGCCCGGGGCTCGCGTATCTGTACGTGCGCGAGGACCTTATCCCGGCGCTCGAGCCGAGAATCACCAGCTGGTTCGCCACAGAGGACCAGTTTCGCTTCAACCCCGGCGAATTCCGATATCACGCGGATGCGCGCCGCTTCGAGCTCGGGACCCCCGCGCTCGCCACGGTCCACACGGCGCTCGGCGGGCAGGACATCATCGACGAAACCGGCGTCGAGGCGATTCGGGCCCGGAACGTGATGCTGACGGAACGATTGATCGACGGCTGCCGGGCCGCCGGTTTCGCTCCCCGTGTCGCCGGCGACCCGGATGAGCGCTCGGCGATCGTCCCGGTTCGTCATCCGGCACCGGCGGACGCGGTCAAGCACCTCGCCGGCCGCGGAATCATCGTGGACAGCCGTCCGGGCGTGGTTCGGGCGAGCCCGCACTTCTACAACACCGCGGAGGAAGCTGACGAATTCGTGAGTGCGCTCAGGAAGACCGTGTGA
- a CDS encoding TonB-dependent receptor: protein MSLPASNSNRFLKLTAFMLLFAALPAAAHAQGSLEGTVRDAATNQGVVGAQVFISALNIGSLTDNDGSFSIGGVPAGSHIVEIQLIGYAAERQEVTITAGQATQLDVILSEEAITLGGIVAIGTRARPRTVTESAVPIDVIPNAEIVNQGDNDFANLLRNVVPSFNVNIQPISDAATFARPANLRGLAPDHTLILLNGKRRHRTAVITWYGNGLADGSQGPDLAMIPGLALEQAEVLRDGAAAQYGSDAIAGVMNFILKNDRSGGAIEIKTGGNMMSRTGARFEDGTIPGDGEMYSIAGNFGLPLGENGFLNLTGEYGNANPTDRSTQRRDAVGLVVHEGNTSVRTPAQIWGSPQVSDELKIWANTGYLFSDALSFYGHANYVSKQVEGGFYFRNPGTRSGVFATSGCPRYFGDQPCDPEWERSILLVGDLLEAQGGMMGAAGCPRVLVDPASGTIRDREAFNQVMANPNCFTFRKIFPGGFTPQFGAYVLDGSAVAGLRGTSGRLDWDGSVAWGKSNMDFYMYNTVNASLGPDQPCSAEGTSVAVPDQPCTPYFNPGIYDQQEVNLNFDVSYAVNERVNLAGGAEWRNERFEIVPGDQASWTEGPLASQGFTPGSNGFTGFGPLTEGVWNRSNVATYGDLEIREPEGAWTFGLAARYENFSDFGSTLNGKISARTRVSEGFALRASASTGFRAPTPGQSNAFNISTIYDPVIMDLTNNGTIPSTSDLAVEYGGEPLVPETSVNLAVGAVVESGNFNMSFDAYQISMSDRLTFTQDFSLSPMDIDRLLAEGIIRPGGVLARFRFFINDFSTRSQGIDWVAAYRVAGGDGSGTTFSTAWNVNRTTVTEFNPQTLSSGRIRILEEGLPNLRANVSVNHNFASGMRLLVRASHWGGYYDGEQPYYESDSSNTIDYPSRVLFDVEGAYSLSDNWMLTVGSQNVLNTKPQEYPGAADGVGNRFGQFTPFGFNGAFVYTKLGYTW from the coding sequence ATGAGCTTGCCCGCAAGTAACTCGAATCGATTCCTCAAGCTGACCGCGTTCATGCTCCTGTTCGCGGCGCTACCCGCAGCGGCGCACGCCCAGGGCTCCCTCGAGGGCACGGTGCGCGATGCCGCGACCAACCAGGGAGTCGTCGGCGCGCAGGTGTTCATCTCCGCGCTGAACATCGGCAGCCTGACCGACAACGACGGTTCCTTCAGCATCGGCGGCGTTCCCGCCGGGTCGCACATCGTCGAGATCCAGCTGATCGGCTACGCCGCCGAGCGGCAGGAAGTGACCATCACGGCCGGGCAGGCGACGCAACTGGACGTGATCCTGAGCGAGGAGGCCATCACGCTCGGGGGCATCGTCGCCATCGGAACGCGGGCGCGGCCGCGCACGGTGACCGAGTCCGCGGTGCCCATCGACGTGATCCCGAACGCGGAGATCGTCAACCAGGGCGACAACGACTTCGCCAACCTGCTCCGCAACGTGGTGCCGTCGTTCAACGTGAACATCCAGCCCATCAGCGACGCGGCCACTTTCGCCCGTCCGGCGAACCTGCGCGGCCTCGCGCCCGACCACACGCTGATTCTGTTGAACGGCAAGCGGCGCCACCGCACGGCGGTCATCACCTGGTACGGCAACGGCCTCGCCGACGGATCGCAGGGCCCGGACCTCGCGATGATTCCGGGGTTGGCGCTGGAGCAGGCCGAGGTGTTGCGCGACGGCGCGGCGGCCCAGTACGGCTCCGACGCCATCGCGGGGGTGATGAACTTCATCCTCAAGAACGACCGGTCCGGCGGCGCCATCGAGATCAAGACGGGCGGAAACATGATGTCGCGGACCGGGGCGCGCTTCGAGGACGGCACGATCCCCGGCGACGGTGAGATGTACAGCATCGCGGGCAACTTCGGCCTGCCGCTCGGGGAGAACGGCTTCCTCAACCTGACCGGCGAATACGGCAACGCCAATCCCACCGACCGCAGCACGCAGCGCCGGGACGCGGTAGGGTTGGTCGTCCACGAGGGCAACACGAGCGTGCGCACGCCCGCGCAGATCTGGGGCTCCCCCCAGGTCAGCGACGAACTCAAGATCTGGGCGAACACCGGCTACCTGTTCAGCGACGCCCTCTCGTTCTACGGACACGCCAACTACGTGAGCAAGCAGGTTGAGGGCGGGTTCTACTTCCGGAACCCCGGCACCCGCAGCGGCGTGTTCGCCACCTCCGGCTGCCCGCGCTATTTCGGCGACCAGCCATGCGATCCGGAATGGGAGCGGTCCATCCTTCTGGTCGGAGACCTGCTCGAGGCCCAGGGCGGCATGATGGGCGCGGCCGGTTGCCCCAGGGTGCTGGTCGACCCCGCGAGCGGGACCATCAGGGACCGTGAGGCGTTCAACCAGGTCATGGCCAACCCCAACTGCTTCACCTTCCGGAAGATCTTCCCCGGAGGCTTCACGCCTCAGTTCGGCGCCTACGTGCTCGACGGCTCCGCAGTGGCGGGCCTCAGGGGCACCAGCGGGCGCCTGGACTGGGACGGCAGCGTGGCCTGGGGCAAGTCCAACATGGACTTCTACATGTACAACACGGTCAACGCCTCCCTCGGGCCGGACCAGCCCTGCAGCGCCGAGGGCACCTCGGTCGCGGTTCCCGACCAGCCCTGCACGCCGTACTTCAACCCGGGCATCTACGACCAGCAGGAAGTCAACCTGAACTTCGACGTCTCCTACGCGGTGAACGAGCGCGTGAACCTCGCGGGCGGCGCCGAATGGAGGAACGAGCGTTTCGAGATCGTCCCGGGCGACCAGGCTTCCTGGACCGAGGGACCGCTCGCCAGCCAGGGCTTCACTCCGGGGTCGAACGGATTCACCGGCTTCGGTCCGCTGACCGAGGGTGTGTGGAACCGGAGCAACGTGGCGACCTACGGCGACCTGGAGATCCGGGAGCCGGAAGGTGCGTGGACCTTCGGCCTGGCGGCCCGCTACGAGAACTTCTCGGACTTCGGCAGCACGCTGAACGGCAAGATCTCCGCCCGCACCAGGGTCTCTGAGGGCTTCGCCCTTCGCGCTAGCGCGAGCACGGGGTTCCGCGCCCCCACGCCGGGGCAGTCCAACGCGTTCAACATCTCCACGATCTACGACCCGGTCATCATGGACCTGACCAACAACGGCACCATCCCCTCCACCTCCGATCTGGCCGTGGAGTACGGGGGCGAACCGCTGGTGCCGGAGACCTCGGTCAACCTGGCCGTGGGCGCCGTGGTCGAGAGCGGCAACTTCAACATGTCGTTCGACGCCTATCAGATCAGCATGTCCGACCGGCTGACCTTCACGCAGGACTTCAGCCTCAGTCCCATGGACATCGACCGCCTGCTCGCCGAAGGCATCATCCGCCCGGGCGGCGTGCTCGCCAGATTCCGCTTCTTCATCAACGACTTCTCGACGCGCAGCCAGGGCATCGACTGGGTGGCCGCGTACCGGGTGGCGGGCGGCGACGGTTCCGGCACCACCTTCAGCACCGCCTGGAACGTCAACCGCACCACCGTGACCGAGTTCAATCCGCAGACGCTGAGCTCGGGCCGAATCCGCATTCTGGAGGAGGGACTGCCGAATCTGCGCGCCAACGTCTCGGTGAACCACAACTTCGCCAGCGGCATGCGCCTCCTGGTGCGGGCCAGCCACTGGGGCGGCTACTACGATGGCGAGCAGCCCTACTACGAGAGCGACTCCAGCAACACGATCGACTACCCGTCCCGCGTCCTCTTCGACGTGGAGGGGGCCTATTCCCTCAGCGACAACTGGATGCTGACTGTGGGATCCCAGAACGTCCTCAACACGAAGCCTCAGGAATACCCGGGCGCGGCGGACGGCGTCGGCAACCGGTTCGGCCAGTTCACGCCCTTCGGCTTCAACGGGGCCTTCGTCTACACCAAGCTGGGGTACACGTGGTAA
- a CDS encoding histidine phosphatase family protein, translating to MRDFLAAYESAGIDHRHTDPRTRKTKTYCSDAKGGECRILTSNSRRSIESARLFFPHIEETTGDPLYREAELPARIPVPGLSLPYSVAVAIARSLWMLGLHQQVESYAMARARARRAAERLADSATEGGRVVLVGHGFFNRLIGRQLKRAGWTRAHNEGNGYGASTRFVRRAVTRSS from the coding sequence ATGCGTGACTTTCTTGCCGCGTATGAGAGCGCAGGGATCGATCACCGTCACACGGATCCGCGCACGCGAAAGACGAAGACCTATTGTAGTGACGCGAAAGGGGGGGAGTGCAGAATCCTGACAAGCAACTCGCGGCGCTCCATCGAGTCGGCCAGGCTGTTCTTCCCGCATATCGAGGAAACCACGGGCGACCCGCTCTATCGCGAAGCGGAATTGCCGGCCAGGATACCTGTCCCCGGCTTGTCATTGCCATATTCCGTCGCCGTTGCAATTGCGCGCAGCCTTTGGATGCTGGGACTTCACCAACAGGTCGAAAGCTACGCCATGGCCAGGGCGCGAGCTCGGCGTGCTGCCGAGAGACTTGCGGATTCCGCGACCGAGGGCGGCCGCGTGGTGCTCGTTGGTCACGGGTTCTTCAACCGGCTCATCGGACGTCAACTGAAGCGAGCTGGTTGGACCCGAGCGCACAATGAAGGCAACGGCTATGGCGCGTCGACGAGGTTCGTTCGTCGCGCCGTCACACGGTCTTCCTGA
- a CDS encoding M14 family metallopeptidase, whose protein sequence is MSNETLVIGSAETSPGTITRGVIPVGSDVAAVAREIPILICRGASDGPILWINGATHGDEPEGALSIFKLFATLDAAEVRGTVVGVPAMNVPAFEAGKRGDPLDTFSYDMNRIYPGRTDGYPTERAAWAHWQAMKDTCDLQIAVHSGGEHSYLAHMIFASDNPPSFELAAAMGPQWDLVFRSGVGGANPSSKIAELGKAGITIELGGNCRTLTSDFHAVAEDLAGSYRNVMCHYEMLEGEARHAARWRMGHQQALLAPASGMWVGEPNVPFETSIPAGTPLGRIFDLYGDECAAVVAPQEGVVFGLRSRPAVIEGEWCCFYGIIDEVRDDLLG, encoded by the coding sequence ATGAGTAACGAAACGCTGGTGATCGGGAGCGCGGAGACGTCTCCCGGGACGATCACCCGGGGCGTGATCCCGGTCGGATCGGACGTGGCGGCGGTCGCGCGCGAGATTCCCATCCTGATATGCCGCGGCGCATCCGACGGCCCGATCCTGTGGATCAACGGCGCCACCCACGGGGACGAACCCGAGGGCGCGCTCTCGATCTTCAAGCTGTTCGCGACGCTCGACGCAGCCGAGGTGCGCGGGACGGTGGTCGGGGTTCCGGCGATGAACGTGCCCGCGTTCGAGGCGGGCAAGCGCGGCGATCCGCTGGACACCTTCTCCTACGACATGAACCGCATCTATCCGGGGCGCACCGACGGCTACCCGACCGAGCGGGCGGCGTGGGCGCACTGGCAGGCCATGAAGGACACCTGCGACCTTCAGATCGCGGTGCATTCGGGGGGAGAGCACTCCTACCTCGCGCACATGATCTTCGCCTCCGACAACCCGCCCAGCTTCGAACTCGCGGCGGCGATGGGGCCACAATGGGACCTAGTGTTCCGCAGCGGCGTGGGCGGTGCCAATCCCTCCTCGAAGATCGCCGAGCTGGGCAAGGCCGGGATCACGATCGAGCTGGGGGGCAATTGCCGCACCCTCACCTCCGACTTCCATGCCGTGGCCGAGGACCTGGCGGGCAGCTACCGCAACGTGATGTGCCACTACGAGATGCTCGAGGGCGAGGCGCGCCATGCCGCCAGGTGGCGCATGGGGCACCAGCAGGCGCTGCTGGCTCCGGCGTCCGGGATGTGGGTCGGCGAGCCGAACGTGCCTTTCGAGACGTCGATCCCGGCGGGAACGCCGCTGGGACGGATCTTCGATCTCTACGGCGATGAGTGCGCTGCAGTCGTGGCCCCGCAGGAGGGCGTGGTGTTCGGCCTGCGCTCGCGTCCCGCGGTGATCGAGGGCGAATGGTGCTGCTTCTACGGCATCATCGACGAGGTGCGGGACGACCTGCTGGGGTAG
- a CDS encoding Ldh family oxidoreductase, giving the protein MRGFAEDVLRALGASAEEARINADGVVTASLWWHPGQHQGLEKLFRYARRMRNGGILPDAPMTWVRERPAAALLDANKGLGYVAARRAMDRAVEMAWQAGVAMVGVRHSNHFGIAGFHAKRAADAGLIGISMTNAGAEMAPWGATRPILGTNPWGMAVPRAGGRDPIVLDMALTQSGKGMMRWLRRAGLPMPDHWALTPAGARTSDPDAAMKGPLLPIGDYKGYGLSLITDILTGVLTGSLFGAQVFQDDENYDVAHTMIAVDIEAFMARGEFEDRLERLIADVLGASPIDPDKPVQLPGQAEQERARHRLKHGIPMDPKTVVRLRALAEELGVPFSLERT; this is encoded by the coding sequence GTGCGCGGATTCGCCGAAGACGTGTTGCGGGCGCTTGGCGCGAGCGCCGAGGAAGCCCGTATCAACGCCGACGGGGTCGTGACGGCGTCGCTCTGGTGGCATCCGGGACAGCACCAGGGACTCGAGAAGCTCTTTCGCTACGCGCGGCGCATGCGCAACGGGGGGATTCTTCCCGATGCGCCGATGACGTGGGTACGCGAGAGGCCCGCGGCGGCGCTTCTCGATGCAAACAAGGGACTCGGATATGTCGCCGCGCGTCGGGCCATGGACCGGGCCGTGGAGATGGCGTGGCAGGCAGGGGTGGCGATGGTCGGCGTGCGGCACAGCAACCACTTCGGGATCGCCGGCTTCCACGCCAAGCGGGCGGCGGACGCGGGGCTGATCGGGATTTCGATGACGAACGCGGGCGCGGAGATGGCTCCATGGGGCGCGACCCGGCCGATCCTGGGCACGAACCCCTGGGGCATGGCGGTTCCGAGGGCCGGCGGGCGCGACCCCATCGTGCTGGATATGGCGCTGACACAGTCCGGCAAGGGGATGATGCGCTGGCTGAGGCGCGCGGGGCTGCCGATGCCGGATCACTGGGCGCTCACGCCCGCGGGCGCGCGCACGAGTGATCCGGACGCCGCCATGAAGGGCCCCCTGCTCCCCATTGGCGACTACAAGGGCTACGGCCTCAGCCTCATCACAGACATTCTCACGGGCGTGCTGACGGGGTCGCTCTTCGGGGCGCAGGTATTCCAGGACGACGAGAACTACGATGTGGCCCATACCATGATCGCCGTCGACATCGAGGCGTTCATGGCGCGAGGGGAGTTCGAGGACAGGCTCGAGCGGCTGATCGCGGATGTGCTCGGCGCATCGCCGATCGATCCGGACAAACCGGTTCAGCTGCCCGGGCAGGCGGAACAGGAGCGCGCGCGGCATCGACTGAAGCACGGCATCCCGATGGATCCGAAGACGGTGGTGCGGCTGCGGGCGCTGGCCGAAGAGCTGGGGGTGCCATTCTCACTGGAGCGTACATGA
- a CDS encoding amidohydrolase family protein, with the protein MTSIRRDTGGRAAAWWIGTVAWLLAGCGGGGPEGGQGDAAGGPPGGGSAEEGVIVLRADRVLDGRGTALDGREVVVRGGRIEAVVEAGSTTGATVYDLSGATLLPGLIDTHVHLGWHFDRETGRLNTAASADSPEDQALYAAENAWKMLHSGVTTVQSVGGAEDVPVRNAIAGGMLPGPRILTSIRPINAGTGGRAEMRAHVDEMAAAGADVIKIFASESIRVGGGPTLSQEQLDAACGRAREHGLRTVVHAHGPESASRAARAGCSQIEHGALLDRATLELLAERGLYYDPHIHVIFDNYFANAERYLGIGNYTEEGFAQMRAAVPVALATFQEALTVEGLDIVFGTDAVAGAHGNNWQELVYRVEEGGQDPMAAVVSATSLAAESLGLGGSLGAVEPGYEADLIAVAGDPSADIGALGRVVFVMRAGRVYRNDPVGAGR; encoded by the coding sequence ATGACGTCGATTCGACGCGACACTGGCGGGCGGGCGGCGGCATGGTGGATCGGGACGGTCGCGTGGCTGCTGGCGGGCTGCGGCGGGGGCGGGCCGGAGGGCGGCCAGGGTGACGCGGCTGGTGGACCACCGGGAGGCGGCAGCGCGGAAGAGGGCGTGATCGTGCTGCGCGCCGACCGGGTGCTCGACGGGCGCGGCACGGCGCTGGACGGGCGCGAGGTGGTGGTGCGGGGCGGCCGCATCGAGGCGGTGGTCGAGGCGGGGAGCACAACCGGAGCCACGGTCTACGACCTGTCCGGGGCGACCCTGCTGCCCGGCCTGATCGACACGCATGTACACCTGGGATGGCACTTCGACCGCGAGACCGGGCGGCTGAACACCGCGGCGTCGGCCGACAGCCCCGAGGATCAGGCGCTCTACGCGGCCGAGAACGCGTGGAAGATGCTCCACAGCGGGGTCACTACCGTCCAGAGCGTCGGCGGAGCGGAGGACGTCCCGGTCCGCAATGCGATCGCCGGAGGCATGCTCCCGGGGCCGCGCATCCTCACATCCATCCGCCCGATCAACGCCGGAACCGGCGGGCGGGCCGAGATGCGGGCCCATGTGGACGAGATGGCGGCCGCGGGCGCGGACGTGATCAAGATCTTCGCCTCGGAGAGCATCCGGGTGGGAGGCGGGCCGACGCTCAGCCAGGAGCAGCTCGACGCCGCCTGCGGCCGGGCGCGCGAGCACGGCCTGCGCACGGTGGTGCACGCCCACGGGCCCGAGAGCGCGAGCCGCGCAGCGCGGGCGGGATGCTCGCAGATCGAGCACGGAGCGCTGCTGGACCGGGCCACACTCGAGCTGCTCGCCGAGCGCGGGCTCTACTACGACCCGCACATCCACGTCATCTTCGACAACTATTTCGCCAACGCGGAGCGGTACCTGGGCATCGGCAACTACACGGAAGAGGGTTTCGCGCAGATGCGCGCGGCCGTGCCGGTCGCGCTCGCCACCTTCCAGGAGGCGCTGACCGTCGAGGGTCTCGACATCGTGTTCGGCACCGACGCCGTGGCGGGGGCGCACGGCAACAACTGGCAGGAGCTGGTCTACCGCGTCGAGGAGGGCGGCCAGGACCCGATGGCGGCGGTCGTCTCGGCAACCAGCCTGGCCGCGGAGTCGCTCGGGCTGGGCGGGTCGCTGGGCGCGGTGGAGCCCGGGTACGAGGCCGACCTGATCGCGGTGGCGGGGGATCCGTCCGCAGACATCGGGGCGCTCGGGCGCGTGGTCTTCGTGATGCGCGCGGGCCGCGTGTACCGCAACGATCCCGTTGGGGCGGGGCGATGA
- a CDS encoding ABC transporter ATP-binding protein: protein MADDKGKKRISGASLRHAFHEIIWPRRRLVLFGLVLILMNRLAGLVLPISTRPLIDDVIATGDLPGLFRLLGAVALAVVVQAATSYTLTMRLSVEAQHLIAELRTQVQRHVLSLPVRVFDNTRSGDLVSRIMEDVRGVRNLVGTGLVQLVGGVITSVVGFVYLLSISPTMTVLTLGPLGAFAFISTKAFRTLRPAFRERGKIRAEVTGRLTESLGGIRVIKGFHAGRAEGMIFRDGVLRIFRNIRKTLTTSSLVTSAGTFFMGMAGVLVMGYGGWLIVQGQLTVGELFSFTFLLGFLIAPVIQMANIGTQMTEAFAGLDRTAELLSWPTEDDDPKRVVEMPSIRGRLRFEDVHFRYEEDKPVLRGISFDVEPGTVVALVGSSGSGKSTMASLAASFLTPDEGRVLVDDVDLSEVRLASYRNQLGLVLQDDFLFDGTISENLLFARPDASGDEVRHAAGQAFVTEFSDRFPDGLDTVIGERGVKLSGGQRQRVTIARAILANPRLLFLDEATSSLDTESEALIQASLAQLLRGRTTLVIAHRLSTIRRADLILVLEEGRIVERGRHEDLISRRGRYHELYTVQARI from the coding sequence GTGGCGGACGACAAAGGGAAGAAGCGAATCTCCGGCGCCAGCCTCAGGCACGCATTCCACGAGATCATCTGGCCTCGGCGCAGGCTGGTTCTGTTCGGCCTCGTGCTCATCCTGATGAACCGGCTGGCCGGGCTCGTCCTTCCCATCTCCACGCGCCCCCTCATCGACGACGTGATCGCCACCGGCGACCTGCCCGGCCTGTTCCGGCTCCTCGGGGCGGTGGCGCTGGCGGTGGTCGTGCAGGCGGCCACCTCGTACACGCTGACCATGAGGCTGAGCGTCGAAGCGCAGCATCTCATCGCCGAGCTGCGCACGCAGGTGCAGCGGCACGTCCTGAGCCTGCCCGTGCGCGTCTTCGACAACACGCGCTCGGGCGATCTGGTGTCGCGCATCATGGAGGACGTCAGGGGCGTGCGGAACCTCGTCGGCACGGGCCTCGTGCAGCTCGTCGGCGGGGTGATCACCTCCGTGGTGGGCTTCGTATACCTGCTGAGCATCTCTCCCACGATGACGGTGCTCACGCTGGGGCCTCTCGGGGCCTTCGCCTTCATCTCCACCAAGGCCTTCCGCACGCTCCGGCCCGCGTTTCGCGAGCGCGGCAAGATTCGCGCGGAGGTCACGGGCCGCCTCACCGAATCGCTTGGCGGCATTCGCGTCATCAAGGGCTTCCACGCCGGAAGGGCCGAGGGAATGATCTTCCGCGATGGCGTCCTGCGCATCTTCCGCAACATTCGGAAGACGCTCACCACCTCCAGTCTGGTCACCAGCGCCGGCACGTTCTTCATGGGGATGGCGGGGGTGCTGGTGATGGGGTACGGCGGATGGCTCATCGTTCAGGGCCAGCTCACGGTGGGCGAGCTCTTCTCCTTCACCTTCCTGCTGGGCTTTCTGATTGCGCCCGTGATCCAGATGGCCAACATCGGCACCCAGATGACGGAGGCCTTCGCCGGCCTCGACCGCACCGCCGAACTGCTCTCCTGGCCGACGGAGGACGATGATCCGAAGCGGGTCGTGGAGATGCCGTCCATCCGGGGCCGGCTGCGCTTCGAGGATGTCCACTTCCGGTATGAGGAAGACAAGCCCGTGCTGCGGGGCATCAGCTTCGACGTCGAACCCGGCACCGTGGTGGCGCTGGTGGGCAGTTCGGGATCCGGCAAGTCGACCATGGCCAGCCTGGCCGCTTCCTTCCTGACGCCCGACGAAGGCCGCGTGCTGGTTGACGATGTCGACCTGAGCGAGGTGCGGCTGGCCAGCTACCGCAACCAGTTGGGGCTGGTGCTCCAGGACGACTTCCTCTTCGACGGCACCATCAGCGAAAACCTGCTCTTCGCGCGCCCGGACGCGAGTGGGGATGAGGTGCGGCACGCCGCCGGGCAGGCGTTCGTCACCGAGTTCAGCGACCGCTTCCCGGACGGGCTCGACACCGTGATCGGCGAACGCGGGGTCAAGCTGTCGGGCGGCCAGCGCCAGCGGGTCACCATCGCCCGGGCGATTCTCGCCAACCCGCGTCTCCTTTTTCTCGACGAGGCGACCTCCAGCCTGGACACCGAGAGCGAGGCCCTCATCCAGGCTTCCCTCGCCCAGCTTCTGCGGGGACGCACCACTCTGGTGATCGCGCACCGGCTGTCGACCATTCGGCGCGCCGACCTCATCCTGGTGCTGGAGGAAGGCCGCATCGTCGAGCGTGGCCGACACGAAGATCTCATCTCGCGCCGGGGACGCTACCACGAACTCTACACGGTCCAGGCGAGGATTTGA
- a CDS encoding VOC family protein, with the protein MILRVQHIGMVVRDLEDACARFERVLGLKARDFRHDQGKGMQLDARILLGNECWLHLVQNWNPESRVNRFLQEKGEGLEHICLETDDIEADVAHLREIGVSVWEDRILDANDGYEAFVYPDRLPGLTIELIQSHDRSWYYPPEAVGEPVSDSMELFRLQHIGLCVHDLADACERFERFFGLVAQDYRNDQGKGKQLDARILFPNQCWLHLVQNWDPESRVNRFLNSRGEGLDHIALQTTDIDGDVAGLRERGIPFFQDTIFDANDGYEAFVYPDQLPGMTAELIQPHAHSWGFGE; encoded by the coding sequence ATGATTCTGCGGGTCCAGCACATCGGCATGGTGGTGCGCGATCTCGAGGACGCCTGCGCGCGCTTCGAGCGCGTTCTCGGGCTCAAGGCGCGCGATTTCCGCCACGACCAGGGCAAGGGGATGCAGCTCGACGCCCGCATCCTGCTCGGCAACGAGTGCTGGCTGCACCTCGTCCAGAACTGGAATCCGGAGTCGCGCGTGAACCGGTTTCTCCAGGAGAAGGGCGAGGGGCTGGAGCACATCTGCCTGGAGACGGACGATATCGAAGCCGATGTCGCCCATCTCCGCGAGATCGGCGTGAGCGTGTGGGAGGACCGCATTCTCGACGCCAACGACGGCTACGAGGCCTTCGTCTATCCGGACAGGCTGCCCGGCCTCACCATCGAGCTCATCCAGTCGCACGACCGGAGCTGGTACTATCCGCCGGAAGCCGTGGGCGAGCCCGTGAGCGACTCGATGGAACTCTTCCGCCTGCAGCACATCGGGCTGTGCGTGCACGACCTGGCGGACGCGTGCGAACGCTTCGAGCGCTTCTTCGGGCTCGTCGCCCAGGACTACCGCAACGACCAGGGCAAGGGAAAGCAGCTCGACGCGCGCATCCTCTTCCCCAACCAGTGCTGGCTGCACCTGGTGCAGAACTGGGACCCGGAGTCGCGCGTGAACCGCTTCCTCAACTCACGCGGCGAGGGGCTGGACCACATAGCGCTCCAGACGACGGACATCGACGGCGATGTCGCCGGACTGCGCGAGCGCGGGATCCCCTTCTTCCAGGACACCATCTTCGACGCCAACGACGGCTACGAGGCCTTCGTCTATCCCGATCAGCTTCCCGGGATGACGGCGGAGCTGATCCAGCCCCACGCCCACAGCTGGGGGTTCGGGGAGTAG